In Microbulbifer sp. THAF38, the sequence ACTGGGAAAGTGAAGCTCATCGCTGCCAGGGGCGCATTACCCAGCTGTGAGACAAAGTAGGTGTCCACGATATTGAAAGACATTACCGCGAGGATACCCCACACCATGGGCAGAGCCAGTCTCTGCAGGTGGTCGGAAACGGAGCCTTCTAGGAGTGAGGGACTGCTTTTTGATAGCGACATTCGATAACTCTTTCCAACAAATCGGTTGAGTGGGCAGATTTACTCATACTGCCCTGGAGTGGCCTGACAATATAAAAACGGCTCGGCAGTATCGCCTGCGGAAAACTGCGCTGGGATGCGCAGCAAGAAAAAAGGCTAAAAACGTCCGCCGTATGATTCTACGGTTGCGGTTCTGCCAGGGCGAGGCTCATGAGTACAGCATTTTCGCGTTCGCCGTTATCCGCGGGATAGTAATTCTTGCGCAAGCCATCCTCGGAAAAACCCAGTTTGCGGTAGAGTGACTGCGCGGCGAGATTGGAGGCCCGCACTTCCAACAGCAATCGCCGGATATCTTCCTGCAGCTCACCGATAAGACGTTTCAGCAGCATTTCTGCCAAGCCGCGCCGGCGCCACTGCGGCGCCACAGCCACATCGAGAATTTCTGCCTCGTCAAACAGCTTGCTGACGACACAGCAGGCGACAGTCTCAGAGCCGCTGCAAAGCAGCCAGCACTGGTGTCCGGCTTTCAGGCTTTGCAGATATTGTGTCTCACTCCAGGGGTGGCTGTGGGCACTGAACGCCAGAGTTGCCAGGGCGGCACAGTCCGCCTCTTCGGCGAGTCGTAAATTCAGTCCGTTACTCAAAGATATCATTGAGCGCGGGTCTCAGCGGGGTAGGCCTTGCGTAGAAGCTGCCAGAGCTCGCGCTTGCGTAGCGGTTGTTGCAATAACTGGGACAGGCTCGGCATGGGTAGGATACGTACGCTGCCCCAGTGATTGATATCACTCTCGAGGGTTTGTGGGGTACAGAATTCCTGTGCCTCTCGCCCCATCAGCCAGATAGATTGCACCGGGTAGCGCGAGCAGGAGGCCTCCAGCCAACTGGAAAAGGTATCGCGGGCCTCTGAGGCATCTGCTGCCGGGCCGAAACGGTTTTCCGCCATGGGCCAGTGCAGACGCTCCTGCTGGCGAGGTAACTCGTGCCAGTTGAGAGCGCGCACAATGTTGCCGAACAGGGCATCGAGCGGTAGTGCGGCACCGGGTTCGTGGCTGTCCACCGCGAGCAGGGTTTCGCCGAGACGCCAGCAGTTGAGCACGAAAGGCTTCACTTGCTGGCTCGGTGCCGCCACGGGGGTAGCAATGGCCGGCTTTGCCGGAGCCTGTACCTTTGTTGCGCCGGTGAGTGCACTGATCTCTGCCGCGACAGTATCGCGCTTTTGGATTACCGGGACATCGACAATCTGTGCCACAGACTGCGGCAGGGGGTTGTTAGCTTGCTGCAGCGGCTGGCCTGCGGCGCTATCCGGCTCCGCCGGCGGCAACTCCGCCTGGCGGGGCTCGGGAGCGAGTGGCAATACAAAGCGCGGCACATAGCTGGCTATGCCCAGTACCGACAGATATTCCGCTCGCTGCAGCTCGTTCACTTACACGCCCTGTTTCTTACTCTCACTAATGGCGAGCAAGTTTAACGCATCCATGTAGGCTTGTGCCGAGGCAATCAAAATATCGGTATCGGCGCCAACACCATTCACCAGGCGACCGTCTTTTTCCAACCGCACGGTAACTGAGCCCTGGGAATCTGTTCCCTGGGTGACGGCGTTGACGGAATACAGTTTTAAGTCGGCGCCACTGCTAACGATCTGTTCGATGGCCTTAAAAGTGGCATCCACCGGGCCGCCGCCCTGGGCCTCGGTTTGGAGGGACTCACCATTAATAGATAGCTCGATAAAGGCCTGGGGCGCGCTGCCGATTTTAGTGCGCACATCCAGGTCGAGCAGCTTGAAGCGCTCCGCCGGTTCCTCGCGCAGGGCCACAAGGGAGTGGAGGTCCTCGTCAAAAATTTCGTGCTTTTTATCGGCCAGTTCCTTAAAGCGTTGGAACACTAATTGGAATTCATCGCCGTCGGTGAAGGCGATGCCCAGCTCCTCATAGCGGGCGCGCACGGCGGCCCTGCCAGAATGCTTGCCCAGCACCAGGCGGTTTTGTCCCCAGCCCACATCCTCGGCACGCATGATTTCGTAGGTTTCGCGGTGTTTGAGTACCCCATCCTGGTGAATGCCGGACTCGTGGGCAAAGGCGTTGGCACCGACAATGGCCTTGTTCGGTTGTACTGGGAAGCCGGTTACCGACGAGACCATGCGTGAGGTGGGCACAATATGGTTGGTGTCGATGCCGGTTTGCACTGGGTAGAGGTCCTGGCGGGTCTGTACCGCCATCACGATTTCTTCCAGGGAGGCGTTACCGGCACGCTCGCCCAGGCCATTGATGGTGCATTCCACCTGGCGTACACCGTTCATAACGGCGGACAGGGAGTTGGCCACCGCCAGGCCCAGGTCGTTGTGGCAGTGGGTGGAAAAGATGGCTTTGTCGGAGTTGGGAACACTCTCGATGACCCGGCGGAACATGGCGCCGTACTCGCCCGGTTCACCATAGCCGACAGTGTCGGGGATATTGATAGTACCGGCGCCAGCGGCAATCACCGCCTCGATGATTCGGTACATAAACTCCGGCTCGGAGCGACTGCCGTCCTCCAGGGAGAACTCCACATCATCGGTAAACTGGCGCGCGGTCTTCACCGCTTTGACCGCCTGTTGCAGTACATCCTCAGGGTCCATCTGCAGCTTATATTGCATATGGATCGGGGAGGTGGCGATAAATGTGTGGATGCGGGAGGCATTGGCTTTTTTCAGGGCTTCACCGGCACGCACTATGTCGGCGTTGACGGCGCGGGCGAGGCTGCAGATGCGGGCTTCGGTCACGGCTTCGGCGACCGCCTGCACCGCTTCAAAATCTCCGGGGCTGGCGATGGCGAAGCCCGCCTCAATCACGTCTACACGCATACGTTCCAGCATGCGGGCAATACGCACCTTCTCCTCTTTGGTCATAGAGGCGCCGGGGCTCTGCTCTCCATCGCGCAGAGTGGTATCAAAAATGACTAATTTTTCTTTTGTAGTGCTCATTTCTGTCTTTTCTCCTTATTTGTTTCGAGGCTAAACAAGGGGCTTCGCCGCTGTCTACGCGCCGTCCAAATAAAGTTGGGAATTCTGTTCAGGGTGGGGGGAGAAAAATTATATGCCGCCTAGGGGCAGTCGCAGCGAGAAAGCTAGGGCGAAATGGCAGTGGCTGTAGGTGCGGTTGTCAGTCTTCATATGTGGAGATACCGGCTTCGGACTGGATTTCGCACATTATGGATGTTATTTGATCTGCAGGTCAATACATGTCCTAATAATACGTTTAAATAATCTTTTTGGGGTGAGATTGTCCTATTTTGCTCCTTATTTGTTGAGCGTATTTCTACATTTGGCGGTATTTGCCCCCAGGCTAGTCGAGTCATGGGGGCTGGGGAGGCCATTGCGGAGGGCTATTTAGCGGGCACTTTGAAATTGTTATCTTCCAGCTTGTGTAGAAACTGCCAAAGGTCACTGTGGAGTTGCTCCACCTCGGCACGGGTAATGTTGGAGCCTTGCAAGTTTTGCTGTACCCACTGCTTGGCCCGGGGTTTTAACGCCAGCCCAGCACTGGTGGCGGCAACTAAGGTGACGCGCTCATCCCATGGTGCGCGGCTTCTCTCGACCAGGCCATGCTGCTGCATGCGCTTTAACAGTGGGGTGAGAGTGCCGGAATCGAGCATCAGCCGCTGCCCCAGAGCGCCGACACTTCTGTCCGCATTACTACCCGCGTCTTCGTCTGCGCCTTTTTCATTTTCACTGGCCCACTCCCACAGC encodes:
- the rimI gene encoding ribosomal protein S18-alanine N-acetyltransferase, translating into MISLSNGLNLRLAEEADCAALATLAFSAHSHPWSETQYLQSLKAGHQCWLLCSGSETVACCVVSKLFDEAEILDVAVAPQWRRRGLAEMLLKRLIGELQEDIRRLLLEVRASNLAAQSLYRKLGFSEDGLRKNYYPADNGERENAVLMSLALAEPQP
- a CDS encoding 2-isopropylmalate synthase encodes the protein MSTTKEKLVIFDTTLRDGEQSPGASMTKEEKVRIARMLERMRVDVIEAGFAIASPGDFEAVQAVAEAVTEARICSLARAVNADIVRAGEALKKANASRIHTFIATSPIHMQYKLQMDPEDVLQQAVKAVKTARQFTDDVEFSLEDGSRSEPEFMYRIIEAVIAAGAGTINIPDTVGYGEPGEYGAMFRRVIESVPNSDKAIFSTHCHNDLGLAVANSLSAVMNGVRQVECTINGLGERAGNASLEEIVMAVQTRQDLYPVQTGIDTNHIVPTSRMVSSVTGFPVQPNKAIVGANAFAHESGIHQDGVLKHRETYEIMRAEDVGWGQNRLVLGKHSGRAAVRARYEELGIAFTDGDEFQLVFQRFKELADKKHEIFDEDLHSLVALREEPAERFKLLDLDVRTKIGSAPQAFIELSINGESLQTEAQGGGPVDATFKAIEQIVSSGADLKLYSVNAVTQGTDSQGSVTVRLEKDGRLVNGVGADTDILIASAQAYMDALNLLAISESKKQGV
- a CDS encoding MarR family winged helix-turn-helix transcriptional regulator; this encodes MICDDDSELALNRQLCFALYAASRAMTKAYQPMLQDLGITYPQYLVLMVLWEWASENEKGADEDAGSNADRSVGALGQRLMLDSGTLTPLLKRMQQHGLVERSRAPWDERVTLVAATSAGLALKPRAKQWVQQNLQGSNITRAEVEQLHSDLWQFLHKLEDNNFKVPAK